A genomic segment from Lignipirellula cremea encodes:
- a CDS encoding ParB N-terminal domain-containing protein has product MKIRDRIIDFRRVPADQLLPNPKNWRTHPVAQQDALRGILAEVGIADAVLARETPAGLMLIDGHLRADVSADAVWPVLVLDVDDDEADKLLASHDPLAAMAVADQQKLDELLAGLVVESAALQAMFDDLQPDSGQPDEPEEESPEVEIPEMFQVVVACVSEADQADVYSRLTEEGYRCRVLTL; this is encoded by the coding sequence ATGAAAATACGGGACCGCATTATTGATTTTCGCCGCGTGCCGGCGGACCAGTTGCTGCCGAATCCGAAAAACTGGCGGACCCATCCGGTCGCCCAGCAGGACGCCCTCCGCGGCATCCTGGCCGAAGTCGGCATCGCCGACGCGGTGCTCGCCCGGGAAACGCCGGCGGGACTGATGCTGATCGATGGCCACCTGCGGGCGGACGTATCGGCCGACGCCGTCTGGCCGGTGCTGGTGCTGGATGTCGACGATGACGAAGCCGACAAGCTGCTGGCCTCCCATGATCCGCTGGCCGCGATGGCGGTCGCCGACCAGCAAAAGCTGGACGAACTGCTGGCCGGCCTGGTGGTGGAAAGCGCCGCCCTGCAGGCGATGTTCGACGACCTGCAGCCCGATTCCGGGCAGCCGGACGAACCGGAGGAGGAATCGCCGGAAGTCGAAATCCCCGAGATGTTCCAGGTCGTGGTCGCCTGCGTTTCAGAAGCAGACCAGGCCGACGTTTACAGCCGGCTCACAGAGGAAGGATATCGATGCCGCGTTTTGACCTTGTAG
- a CDS encoding GNAT family N-acetyltransferase has product MPRFDLVVECPLFNSFRVQQAAGMFDMAPAEKLREEFHVETPELDEPWTIGAIVGPSGSGKTTVARAAYGERVYAGGNWPADAAVVDQFGDLPMTAITQALTAVGFSSPPSWIKPYAALSNGEQFRCDLARALLCGAQGPGEAMPGDDLVVFDEFTSVVDRAAARIGSAAVSKAIRSGRIDRRMVTVTCHYDVLEWLEPDWVLDMADGRLQRRRLRRPRLEMQVRRCTHAAWSLFKRYHYLSGALSPYAECFLAVWEEEPVAFCAVLNIPGRRGRKRISRIVVRPDYQGIGVGGRMLDAVAEMYRRQQKRMNITTSHPAMIASLRRSPRWKAVGFKPLGNRRTRGTRRPDVGSLGRSIASFEYHHRPDAVADDPPGSLP; this is encoded by the coding sequence ATGCCGCGTTTTGACCTTGTAGTGGAATGCCCCTTGTTCAACTCCTTTCGCGTGCAACAGGCGGCCGGCATGTTCGACATGGCGCCGGCCGAAAAACTGCGCGAAGAGTTCCATGTGGAAACGCCCGAACTGGACGAACCCTGGACGATCGGCGCCATTGTGGGACCGTCGGGCAGCGGCAAAACGACCGTCGCCCGGGCCGCGTATGGCGAGCGCGTTTACGCCGGCGGGAACTGGCCGGCCGACGCCGCCGTGGTGGATCAGTTTGGAGATCTGCCGATGACGGCGATCACCCAGGCGCTGACCGCGGTTGGTTTCAGCAGCCCGCCCAGCTGGATCAAGCCGTACGCCGCGCTGAGTAACGGCGAGCAATTTCGCTGCGATCTGGCCCGGGCGCTCCTGTGCGGCGCCCAGGGGCCGGGCGAAGCGATGCCGGGGGACGACCTGGTCGTGTTCGACGAATTCACCAGCGTCGTGGATCGGGCGGCGGCCCGGATTGGCTCGGCGGCGGTCAGCAAGGCGATTCGCTCCGGCCGCATCGATCGGCGGATGGTGACCGTAACCTGTCACTACGACGTGCTGGAATGGCTTGAGCCCGACTGGGTGCTCGACATGGCCGACGGTCGTCTGCAGCGGAGGCGTCTTCGGCGACCCCGCCTGGAAATGCAGGTCCGCCGCTGCACCCATGCTGCGTGGTCCCTGTTTAAGCGTTATCACTATTTAAGCGGCGCGCTGAGCCCTTACGCGGAGTGCTTTCTGGCCGTCTGGGAGGAAGAGCCGGTCGCGTTTTGCGCCGTGCTGAACATCCCCGGCCGTCGCGGGCGAAAGCGGATCTCGCGGATTGTGGTTCGTCCCGACTATCAGGGGATCGGCGTCGGCGGCCGCATGCTCGATGCGGTGGCGGAGATGTACCGGCGGCAGCAAAAACGGATGAACATCACCACCAGCCATCCGGCCATGATCGCTAGTCTGCGTCGCAGCCCGCGCTGGAAGGCCGTGGGCTTCAAACCGCTGGGGAACCGCCGCACGCGCGGAACCCGCCGGCCCGACGTCGGCTCTCTGGGGCGGTCGATCGCTTCGTTTGAGTACCACCATCGCCCCGATGCGGTCGCTGATGATCCGCCCGGGAGCCTGCCATGA
- a CDS encoding phage terminase large subunit produces the protein MSTSVTPLAIYEKQAEFRQSSAWIRGFCAGRGAGKTRIGAVDIMLRARSGEPFMVVSPNYIMLDETTWPTFREAAEQLGVWRGGVRSPTRRAVIRTQDGGQAEVVFRSGENPESLRGPSKAGLWIDEASLMSQEVFHWATPVLRHRGKMGFLTLTFTPKGRRHWTYDLFFDEAGRPKPDTHLVHAHTRENPFLPPQYHGNIESQYTQTLASQELGGEFIELAGEMFRREWFPVLPAAPATIARVRYWDKAATHGSGAFTAGVRMARTDDGLFVVEDVVRGQWSSLERDRVMLQTAHTDANLSGTPVRIFFEQEGGSGGKESAEQTLRLLAGFSVQRDLVSGRRDRLRAGQRLPGDAKISRAGPLAAQAEAGNVRLLRGRWIDDYLAEICAFPEYPYADQVDASSGAFNKLIALTATSDQPQRIAAPRPQPSRHGVQFRR, from the coding sequence ATGTCAACTTCTGTCACTCCGCTGGCCATCTATGAGAAGCAGGCCGAATTTCGCCAGTCGAGCGCCTGGATTCGTGGTTTTTGCGCCGGTCGCGGAGCGGGGAAAACCCGGATCGGCGCCGTGGATATCATGCTGCGGGCCCGTTCCGGCGAGCCGTTTATGGTCGTGAGTCCCAATTACATCATGCTGGATGAAACCACCTGGCCGACCTTTCGCGAAGCGGCCGAGCAGCTGGGCGTATGGCGCGGCGGCGTTCGCTCGCCGACGCGCCGGGCCGTGATCCGCACGCAGGACGGCGGCCAGGCGGAGGTTGTGTTCCGCTCGGGCGAAAATCCGGAAAGTTTGCGCGGTCCCAGCAAAGCGGGGCTCTGGATTGATGAGGCCAGTCTGATGAGCCAGGAGGTGTTCCACTGGGCGACGCCTGTGCTGCGGCATCGCGGCAAGATGGGATTCCTGACGCTGACCTTCACGCCCAAAGGACGCCGCCACTGGACCTACGACCTGTTCTTTGACGAGGCCGGCCGCCCCAAACCGGACACGCACCTGGTGCATGCCCACACCCGGGAGAACCCGTTTCTGCCGCCCCAGTACCACGGCAATATCGAATCACAGTACACGCAAACGCTGGCCAGCCAGGAGCTGGGCGGCGAGTTTATCGAGCTGGCCGGCGAGATGTTTCGCCGCGAGTGGTTCCCGGTGCTGCCCGCCGCGCCGGCGACGATCGCCCGGGTGCGATACTGGGACAAGGCCGCCACGCACGGGTCGGGCGCGTTCACCGCCGGCGTGCGGATGGCGCGGACCGACGACGGGCTGTTTGTGGTGGAAGACGTCGTCCGTGGGCAATGGTCGTCGCTAGAACGGGACCGCGTGATGCTGCAGACGGCCCATACCGACGCGAACCTGTCCGGGACGCCGGTGCGGATCTTCTTTGAACAGGAAGGCGGCAGCGGCGGCAAGGAATCGGCCGAGCAGACCCTGCGGCTGCTGGCCGGCTTCTCGGTGCAGCGCGATCTGGTTTCCGGGCGACGAGATCGCTTGCGGGCCGGTCAGCGTCTGCCAGGCGACGCCAAGATTTCCCGCGCCGGACCGCTGGCGGCGCAGGCCGAAGCGGGGAACGTCCGGCTGTTACGCGGCCGCTGGATCGACGACTACCTGGCTGAGATTTGCGCCTTTCCCGAATACCCTTACGCCGACCAGGTCGACGCCAGCTCCGGCGCGTTCAACAAGCTGATCGCCTTGACGGCGACGAGCGACCAGCCGCAGCGGATCGCCGCGCCGCGTCCGCAGCCCAGCCGGCACGGCGTGCAGTTCCGGCGGTGA
- a CDS encoding leucine-rich repeat domain-containing protein, with protein MTCPRPRVGLGLMAVLLFLATGCGKSEQELAREARDARVIAEVRGRGGETWLCEPGDGVSDWRYIGAVTAIRFHGCDLWETNLADILPADTIESVDFSRCVLGDHHARQLANLPHLRHVYLDDTDVTDEAVRLLCQLPELDLLSLRHCQITDAAAVHLAQAKKLTTLNLETTHVTAAGMAPLTQKLSSARWSTVPSEAIRKSLLRLTRAGFYTAENLIKVRQDGEPLRFYILWRKNCEENPRVMDDLQTLSQAGLLHLRMLNMGFPVFPAGHIDALAELEIQDHDPRTMLFYQTPAEAESSFLQLGSVEKLTLVGSPESGPLLQDLLRFNGLREVSLTRQTIDPHLWRRLTGELNLKSVEFYACTFENIAAFEAVDSIDIQFEKCRADQTTLLLRLAPGAQIDEPAKEQPIRYLKVDPGAPRND; from the coding sequence ATGACGTGTCCCCGCCCCCGGGTTGGCCTGGGGTTGATGGCTGTGCTCCTGTTCCTCGCGACCGGCTGCGGCAAGAGCGAGCAGGAGTTGGCCCGTGAGGCTCGAGATGCGCGAGTGATCGCGGAGGTCAGAGGTCGGGGCGGCGAAACCTGGTTGTGTGAGCCTGGCGACGGCGTCAGCGACTGGCGTTATATCGGTGCGGTGACGGCCATTCGATTCCATGGTTGCGACCTGTGGGAGACAAACCTCGCCGATATTTTGCCGGCTGACACGATAGAATCCGTCGATTTTAGCCGGTGCGTTCTGGGGGATCATCACGCCCGGCAACTGGCAAACCTTCCGCACCTGAGACATGTCTACCTGGATGACACGGACGTCACCGATGAAGCCGTACGTCTGCTCTGTCAGTTGCCCGAGCTTGATCTCCTTAGCCTGAGGCATTGTCAGATCACCGACGCTGCAGCCGTGCATCTGGCGCAGGCCAAAAAACTCACCACTCTCAATCTGGAGACCACACACGTCACGGCCGCCGGCATGGCCCCCCTGACGCAGAAATTGAGCAGCGCCCGCTGGTCGACCGTTCCTTCCGAAGCGATTCGAAAATCTCTGTTACGACTCACGCGTGCGGGGTTTTACACGGCTGAAAATCTGATCAAAGTGCGGCAAGACGGCGAGCCGCTGAGATTTTACATTCTCTGGCGCAAAAACTGTGAGGAAAATCCCCGTGTGATGGACGACCTCCAAACGCTTTCCCAGGCCGGCTTGCTGCACCTTCGAATGTTGAACATGGGCTTCCCCGTTTTTCCCGCAGGACACATCGATGCGCTGGCGGAACTGGAGATCCAGGATCACGATCCGAGGACAATGCTTTTCTACCAAACTCCTGCCGAAGCCGAATCCAGTTTTTTGCAGCTGGGCTCCGTCGAAAAACTCACGCTCGTCGGATCGCCCGAATCAGGCCCTCTCCTGCAGGACCTCCTGCGATTCAACGGGCTGCGCGAGGTAAGCCTGACCCGCCAGACAATTGACCCGCACTTGTGGCGTCGGCTGACAGGGGAGCTCAACCTGAAGTCGGTCGAGTTTTACGCCTGCACCTTTGAAAACATCGCCGCGTTCGAAGCGGTAGACTCCATCGACATTCAGTTCGAGAAATGCCGGGCCGATCAAACGACCCTGCTGCTCCGCCTGGCGCCTGGCGCCCAGATCGATGAGCCTGCCAAGGAGCAACCGATTCGATACCTGAAAGTCGATCCAGGTGCCCCACGGAACGACTAA